In the genome of Phlebotomus papatasi isolate M1 chromosome 2, Ppap_2.1, whole genome shotgun sequence, one region contains:
- the LOC129800832 gene encoding uncharacterized protein LOC129800832 isoform X1 yields the protein MAGLQMLVDIKDLISTLIKKQDESDKKLDEVQKIVLEIGNKVSQCATKMKELSVKQARLEAATKLIYGKIADTVYIFPINSLEAFFQLEKEVVEDGTRRATVEAELRKIIRQNDEFWLEKVIEVELLNEFTVQKIIGKHSLLDSAVIKYSMKWLKCSNSALSIQLRKLKDRNYKRQKNVKRKEQEGEEVGEVMDMAKQSSAVVNEEITKMLVEEPMKKPNGRRRLGTNTKTAVDAVLCIYNYFELLLCTIKWEIK from the exons ATTTGATATCGACTCTGATTAAAAAGCAAGACGAAAGtgataaaaaattggatgaggtgcaaaaaattgttttggagATAGGTAATAAGGTCTCCCAATGCGCAACTAAGATGAAAGAGTTGTCCGTGAAGCAGGCACGCTTGGAGGCAGCCACAAAGCTTATTTATGGGAAAATTGCCGATACGGTGTacatttttcccataaataGTTTGGAGGCTTTTTTCCAACTGGAAAAGGAAGTCGTGGAAGATGGAACACGCCGGGCAACAGTC GAAGctgaattaaggaaaattattcgccaaaatgatgaattttggtTGGAAAAGGTGATAGAGGTTGAGCTGCTAAATGAGTTCACCGTGCAGAAAATTATAGGAAAACATTCGCTCTTAGACTCCGCTGtgataaaatattcaatga AATGGTTAAAGTGCTCAAACTCAGCGCTGTCAATCCAGTTGCGGAAACTGAAGGACAGGAATTACAAGAGGCAGAAAAACGTAAAGAGGAAGGAACAGGAGGGCGAGGAAGTAGGGGAGGTGATGGACATGGCGAAGCAGTCTTCAGCAGTCGTCAACGAAGAAATAACGAAGATGTTAGTCGAAGAG CCAATGAAGAAGCCAAACGGCAGAAGGAGGCTGGGcaccaacactaagacggcggtagacgcAGTATTAtgtatttacaattattttgaattattattatgtaCAATTAAAtgggaaataaaataa
- the LOC129800832 gene encoding uncharacterized protein LOC129800832 isoform X3, with amino-acid sequence MAGLQMLVDIKDLISTLIKKQDESDKKLDEVQKIVLEIGNKVSQCATKMKELSVKQARLEAATKLIYGKIADTVYIFPINSLEAFFQLEKEVVEDGTRRATVEAELRKIIRQNDEFWLEKVIEVELLNEFTVQKIIGKHSLLDSAVIKYSMKWLKCSNSALSIQLRKLKDRNYKRQKNVKRKEQEGEEVGEVMDMAKQSSAVVNEEITKMLVEE; translated from the exons ATTTGATATCGACTCTGATTAAAAAGCAAGACGAAAGtgataaaaaattggatgaggtgcaaaaaattgttttggagATAGGTAATAAGGTCTCCCAATGCGCAACTAAGATGAAAGAGTTGTCCGTGAAGCAGGCACGCTTGGAGGCAGCCACAAAGCTTATTTATGGGAAAATTGCCGATACGGTGTacatttttcccataaataGTTTGGAGGCTTTTTTCCAACTGGAAAAGGAAGTCGTGGAAGATGGAACACGCCGGGCAACAGTC GAAGctgaattaaggaaaattattcgccaaaatgatgaattttggtTGGAAAAGGTGATAGAGGTTGAGCTGCTAAATGAGTTCACCGTGCAGAAAATTATAGGAAAACATTCGCTCTTAGACTCCGCTGtgataaaatattcaatga AATGGTTAAAGTGCTCAAACTCAGCGCTGTCAATCCAGTTGCGGAAACTGAAGGACAGGAATTACAAGAGGCAGAAAAACGTAAAGAGGAAGGAACAGGAGGGCGAGGAAGTAGGGGAGGTGATGGACATGGCGAAGCAGTCTTCAGCAGTCGTCAACGAAGAAATAACGAAGATGTTAGTCGAAGAG TAA
- the LOC129800832 gene encoding uncharacterized protein LOC129800832 isoform X2 has translation MAGLQMLVDIKDLISTLIKKQDESDKKLDEVQKIVLEIGNKVSQCATKMKELSVKQARLEAATKLIYGKIADTVYIFPINSLEAFFQLEKEVVEDGTRRATVEAELRKIIRQNDEFWLEKVIEVELLNEFTVQKIIGKHSLLDSAVIKYSMKWLKCSNSALSIQLRKLKDRNYKRQKNVKRKEQEGEEVGEVMDMAKQSSAVVNEEITKMLVEEVNYEY, from the exons ATTTGATATCGACTCTGATTAAAAAGCAAGACGAAAGtgataaaaaattggatgaggtgcaaaaaattgttttggagATAGGTAATAAGGTCTCCCAATGCGCAACTAAGATGAAAGAGTTGTCCGTGAAGCAGGCACGCTTGGAGGCAGCCACAAAGCTTATTTATGGGAAAATTGCCGATACGGTGTacatttttcccataaataGTTTGGAGGCTTTTTTCCAACTGGAAAAGGAAGTCGTGGAAGATGGAACACGCCGGGCAACAGTC GAAGctgaattaaggaaaattattcgccaaaatgatgaattttggtTGGAAAAGGTGATAGAGGTTGAGCTGCTAAATGAGTTCACCGTGCAGAAAATTATAGGAAAACATTCGCTCTTAGACTCCGCTGtgataaaatattcaatga AATGGTTAAAGTGCTCAAACTCAGCGCTGTCAATCCAGTTGCGGAAACTGAAGGACAGGAATTACAAGAGGCAGAAAAACGTAAAGAGGAAGGAACAGGAGGGCGAGGAAGTAGGGGAGGTGATGGACATGGCGAAGCAGTCTTCAGCAGTCGTCAACGAAGAAATAACGAAGATGTTAGTCGAAGAGGTGAACTATGAATACTAA